The region CATGGGCCCGGGTAGCGTCGAGTGGATGGAGTCGCACATGGGTGTGACCGTCGACGAGATGGCCCAGGACATGGCTGACGGGGAATACCACGACGGGGCTGACGACGGCTACAACGGCGGGATGTACGGGCAGGGCCACTGCTGACGGCTCTGGCCGTTTCGATCGCTCCAATCGAACACCACAACTCACCAACGCAAGATAATGACGCAACTCACCACTCACATCGGACGCACTGCTCGGCGACTCGCGATCCTCGCCGTCCCGCTGCTAGTTGCGGCGACTGGACCGGCTGTTGCCCACGGTAGTGGGAGCTACGGCGGCGGCATGATGGGGGGCGGCTGGGGCCTCTTCGGTGGAGCGATGGGGCTCTGGGGGTTCCTCTGGATGGGGCTCCTCATCGCCGTTCCGCTCTACATTGTCTATGCGCTCCTCAATCGAGGCTCCGGTGGGAACGAAGAGCAGTCGCTGTCGGTTCTCCGTGAGCGCTACGCCCGCGGAGAGCTCTCGGATGACGAATTCGATCGGCGGCGAGAACAGCTCGAACGCACCGGATGACTGGAGCAGCTGCTGTTCCAGCCGATACATCATATTCCCAACGGCCGCCGTTGCGGCACCCAACCGTTAACCCCGTAGACGGGGTATGATACTTCATGGAATACACAATACAGACTTCAGTCACCGGTGAGTTCGACGACGTCGTCGACACGACGATTGCGGCGCTCAAAGACGAAGGATTCGGCGTCCTCTGTGACATCGACGTCCAAGCGACGCTCGAGGAGAAACTCGGCGAGGAGTTTCGACAGTACTGCATCCTCGGTGCGTGCAACCCGGGGCTGGCACACGAGGGCCTGAACGAAGAGATCGAACTCGGCGCACTCCTCCCGTGTAACGTCATTGTCTACGAAACCGACGGCGGCGAGGTCATGGTGAGTGCCGTCGACCCACAACAGCTCGTCGGCATCGCCGACAACGAGGCACTCGACTCGATCGCGAACGAGGTCCACGACCGGTTCGAACGCGTTCTCGCCAGCGTCGCGGACGAACTCGAATCATCGACCGAGATCTGAACCATGACATCATCAAACCAACTCGACACCACAACCATCGTCCTCCTCATCCTCGGGGCGATCATCGTCCTCCCCTTGCTCACGATGGGGATGGGATTCGGCGGGATGATGGGATACGGTGGAATGATGGGTGGATACGGGACGACCAGCGGCTGGTGGCCACTCGTCGGGATGCTCGTCCAGCTGGTCTTCCTCCTCCTCCTGCTCGGTGGCGGATATCTCGTCTTCCGTCGCGTGACGGCATCGCAGTCGTCGCGGAATCCCGCAATGGAGGAGCTGCGTATGGCATACGCCCGCGGAGATCTCACCGAGGAAGAGTTCGAGGCGCGTCGGAACAAGCTCGAACGCTCGGAGTGACGGTCCGACCACCAACCTCCGGCGTTACTCACGTCCGGCCCCTTGGAATCCGAAATCTGTGACCCTCACAGCTTTCGGATGTGAATAGAAGTGTGCTAAAAGCATAAGACCATACTAGCTACTATGACGGAAGTTATCCTGTTCACACAGGAGACTTGTGGAGCGTGCGCAACGCAGCGAGAGAAAAACGAGGGTATCGAAGATGCGTATCCGGATGTCGAGTTCCGGGAGGTCGACATCCAGACCGATCTGGAGACGGCCGAGGAGTACGGTGTCCGAAAGACGCCAACGACGCTCGTGTATGCAAACGGGGAACAGACGGCCGAGTTCATCGGCATCGTCGACCGGGACGAATTGGAGGCTGCCATCGAGAGCGCCGGCCAGCAATCGCCCGGACTCACGAACCGGCTCGCCAGCATCATCCGTGGATAACAGAAGCCAACCAGCTACAATGACAGACTACAGTAGACGCCAGTTCCTGGGAGCGCTCGGTGCTGGCACAGTCGCGAGTGCGGGATTCACCCAACCAGTCGCCGCACAGGAGACGCCCGTCGTGAAGATGGGCAACAACTACTTCGACCCGATCGGGCTCCACGTCGAACCTGGCACGACCGTCCGCTTCGAGATAGCAGCCGGAGCTCACTCGGCGACGGCCTATCCGGACCGCGTTCCCGCCGACGCCACCGCCTTCGACAGCGGGACCATCTCGCAGGGGAGCTTCGAGCACACGTTCGAGGTGCCCGGAACGTACGACTACTACTGCATCCCTCACAAGACGGTCGGCATGGTCGGTCGCATCGTCGTTGGTAGCCCTGGCGGTCCAGCTGAAGACAGCCCGATCCCGGACGGCGAGGTCCCAGACAGCGAAACGATCGTCCAGAACGGCGCCGTTGCCGTCGGCTCGGACGTCGACGGCAGTGGGAGTACCGATGGCGGAATGATGGGTCCAGGGATGATGCACGGCCGGAACGGTGGATGGTTCGGTGGGCTGCCGTTCGTCGGCGGGGCACTCGGGATGCTGGGGCTGGTCGGCGGCTTCCTCTACTGGGCAATGGGTCGAGGCGATGCACCTCCAGAGAGTGACGATTCCGCTATGGAAACCCTCCAACGTCGTTACGCACGAGGCGAGATCGACGAAGAAGAGTTCCAGAAGCGTCGTGAACGGTTGGAGACTGGGAGTGAAGACCCATCTCGGTAAGGCGCGGTGTCGTCGCCATTTCTACACGCCTGAGGTCCCTCGCTCAGGAGTCCTTCGAAGACCTGTTCCTACGCCGCGGCACTTCTCCGCGGAACGTAAGCCGCACTCATCGGTGCCCAGAGAACGAGGGACACAGCAGCAACCAGAGTCCACCGAACCGTTTGCCCGATCAGACGGTCGTAGTGAAATCCGAGTCAAACTATCCAATTGAGCGAAGCTGGATATAGTGCTGTTTGGGTCTTCTCCCCTACAGTTACCGGAGTAAGTAGTCTACTGGCCTGATCTTACTTCTCCTGTGTAATTCGGTAGTAGACGCCGATTGTGAGGACAGCTACGAGGAGGAGGTATCCAGTAGCCCACACCAATGAGAGAGTCGTATCTACGTCCGTTGTGAGTCCGGTATCGACCATCACACGGACGGGCCAATAGCCGGGGAGTAGTTTCATCCACCATTCGGGCTCGGACTGGATGAACAGCGGATCCTGGAAGAGTCCGATATCGAGCATCGGGAGAATCAGCATTAGCCACATCCCGGCTAGGCGGTCGAAAACGGCCCCGACGAGCATCCCGATGAGACCATACGTGACCGAGACGACGAGCATCGCTGCGACGAACCACCAGAGATGCTCAGGCTGGAAATCGACGAGCATCACGCCGACTGAGACGCCGGTAACGATGAGAGTGATTGCTGCGAGGACCCCAAACCGGGCAGTGATTACCTGTCGTGCACGATAGCCGGCGACTGCCAGACGACCGTCTGTGTCTTTGGCTTCTCGCATCAGGAACAA is a window of Halobellus limi DNA encoding:
- a CDS encoding plastocyanin/azurin family copper-binding protein; the protein is MTDYSRRQFLGALGAGTVASAGFTQPVAAQETPVVKMGNNYFDPIGLHVEPGTTVRFEIAAGAHSATAYPDRVPADATAFDSGTISQGSFEHTFEVPGTYDYYCIPHKTVGMVGRIVVGSPGGPAEDSPIPDGEVPDSETIVQNGAVAVGSDVDGSGSTDGGMMGPGMMHGRNGGWFGGLPFVGGALGMLGLVGGFLYWAMGRGDAPPESDDSAMETLQRRYARGEIDEEEFQKRRERLETGSEDPSR
- a CDS encoding ABC transporter permease codes for the protein MSRTTTAFTIGIKEQARNYVLVALLVVLPVSFITLAFAVTQDVEMPVRTLVDGETVTVMRGMPEVHGVIMTPITSALIAGLAGLFLMREAKDTDGRLAVAGYRARQVITARFGVLAAITLIVTGVSVGVMLVDFQPEHLWWFVAAMLVVSVTYGLIGMLVGAVFDRLAGMWLMLILPMLDIGLFQDPLFIQSEPEWWMKLLPGYWPVRVMVDTGLTTDVDTTLSLVWATGYLLLVAVLTIGVYYRITQEK
- a CDS encoding DUF302 domain-containing protein yields the protein MEYTIQTSVTGEFDDVVDTTIAALKDEGFGVLCDIDVQATLEEKLGEEFRQYCILGACNPGLAHEGLNEEIELGALLPCNVIVYETDGGEVMVSAVDPQQLVGIADNEALDSIANEVHDRFERVLASVADELESSTEI
- a CDS encoding SHOCT domain-containing protein — translated: MTSSNQLDTTTIVLLILGAIIVLPLLTMGMGFGGMMGYGGMMGGYGTTSGWWPLVGMLVQLVFLLLLLGGGYLVFRRVTASQSSRNPAMEELRMAYARGDLTEEEFEARRNKLERSE
- a CDS encoding SHOCT domain-containing protein: MTQLTTHIGRTARRLAILAVPLLVAATGPAVAHGSGSYGGGMMGGGWGLFGGAMGLWGFLWMGLLIAVPLYIVYALLNRGSGGNEEQSLSVLRERYARGELSDDEFDRRREQLERTG
- a CDS encoding thioredoxin family protein gives rise to the protein MTEVILFTQETCGACATQREKNEGIEDAYPDVEFREVDIQTDLETAEEYGVRKTPTTLVYANGEQTAEFIGIVDRDELEAAIESAGQQSPGLTNRLASIIRG